A genomic window from Triticum urartu cultivar G1812 chromosome 7, Tu2.1, whole genome shotgun sequence includes:
- the LOC125520813 gene encoding uncharacterized protein LOC125520813, which yields MADGSFQNHPAVGFLMMRQLALPFRFSSALWAFYLIMLGVVVVLLRQIWIQTAVFPLIEKLMERGESPVGKKYMFPLLQVLIIKECPKLLQLPFASQIVYPSDQDRNSDWFPKLQVLQIEKCPQLLLVAHIPWTETLRIVSISDVKLLENLYYSTNPPVGCMLNITGKDDLQSLDEVVAFNKLACLESLVLHNGPPLQSGHLLLLTSLKMLTVEGSDGVIVEASEGDMEWQHPLEHLEVQGEESYGRELTELLTHLPSLSQLEIVECEKITQLAVGLDVQQTTSAAAATEVDEKDEDDSGLLLLPAHLSDSLQVLGIHSCPELVLVDSPSSFLPARGGAGGGLQALRSLHNLQISVCPKILSAKSSSSCCPFPSSLRHLGVQGVEGTGTMGPLLTAGGQLIDLNIVGSPGFFAGCEQELQQQQLRNRGKEQELQQLVSPMNGCKLQELYTDDAMRLLSVPICNLLSSSLSILCFSGNQEMECFTKEQEGALHLLVSLQKLKFCNLSKLQSLPAGLQKLTNLKELSVYSCPVIRSLPEDGLPKSLQKLNVWNCGSAELKQQCEELVGTFPKIILQLQDL from the coding sequence ATGGCGGATGGTTCGTTCCAGAATCATCCTGCGGTGGGTTTCCTGATGATGCGCCAACTCGCTCTCCCCTTTCGGTTTTCATCTGCGCTCTGGGCGTTTTATCTCATTATGTTAGGTGTGGTGGTTGTACTGCTAAGACAGATTTGGATACAAACTGCTGTATTTCCGTTAATTGAAAAATTAATGGAAAGGGGTGAGAGCCCGGTTGGAAAAAAATATATGTTTCCTCTTTTGCAAGTATTGATTATAAAGGAGTGCCCTAAACTGTTGCAGTTGCCATTTGCAAGCCAGATTGTTTACCCATCAGATCAAGACAGGAATAGTGATTGGTTTCCCAAACTGCAAGTGCTTCAGATAGAGAAGTGTCCACAACTGTTGTTAGTGGCTCATATCCCATGGACTGAAACTCTGCGTATTGTGAGCATAAGTGATGTAAAGCTACTGGAAAATCTTTACTACTCAACAAATCCCCCCGTTGGATGCATGTTGAATATTACTGGAAAGGATGATTTGCAGAGCTTAGATGAGGTGGTAGCATTCAACAAGCTGGCATGCCTTGAAAGTCTGGTACTTCACAATGGCCCACCTCTGCAGTCAGGGCACCTTCTGCTGTTGACCTCACTGAAGATGTTGACGGTAGAGGGTTCAGATGGTGTGATTGTAGAGGCTTCAGAGGGTGATATGGAATGGCAGCACCCCCTTGAGCATCTTGAGGTCCAGGGCGAGGAATCATATGGGAGGGAATTGACAGAGCTCCTCACCCACCTGCCAAGCCTCTCCCAATTGGAAATCGTAGAATGTGAAAAGATAACACAACTAGCAGTGGGGTTGGATGTGCAACAAACAACATCAGCAGCAGCAGCTACGGAGGTGGATGAGAAAGATGAAGATGATTCTGGGCTGCTACTCTTGCCTGCCCATCTCTCTGACTCACTGCAGGTGTTGGGCATCCACAGTTGTCCAGAGCTGGTCCTGGTGGACTCCCCTTCAAGTTTTCTTCCGGCCagaggaggagcaggaggagggCTCCAGGCCCTGCGGTCCCTCCACAATCTACAAATTTCAGTCTGCCCAAAGATACTATCCGCAAAGAGTTCTTCATCCTGCTGCCCTTTTCCATCCTCTCTGCGACACCTTGGTGTTCAGGGTGTGGAAGGCACGGGGACCATGGGGCCTCTCCTTACTGCCGGGGGACAGCTCATAGATTTAAACATTGTTGGCAGCCCTGGATTCTTTGCTGGATGTGAACAGGAGTTGCAACAGCAGCAGCTCCGGAATAGAGGAAAAGAGCAGGAACTGCAGCAGCTTGTTTCGCCCATGAATGGATGCAAACTGCAGGAGCTCTATACGGATGATGCCATGAGACTCTTATCTGTGCCCATCTGCAACCTCCTGTCTTCCTCCCTCAGCATCCTGTGCTTCTCTGGCAACCAAGAGATGGAGTGCTTTACTAAGGAACAAGAGGGTGCCCTTCACCTGCTCGTCTCCCTCCAGAAACTAAAGTTTTGCAACTTGAGCAAGCTTCAGAGCCTCCCTGCAGGGCTGCAAAAGCTCACCAACCTCAAGGAATTATCGGTCTACTCATGCCCGGTTATCCGGTCGCTACCAGAGGATGGCCTCCCTAAATCACTTCAAAAATTAAATGTCTGGAATTGTGGCAGCGCGGAGCTAAAACAGCAGTGTGAGGAGTTAGTGGGAACCTTCCCAAAAATAATCCTGCAACTGCAAGACTTATAA